From one Lotus japonicus ecotype B-129 chromosome 3, LjGifu_v1.2 genomic stretch:
- the LOC130745522 gene encoding uncharacterized protein LOC130745522: protein MPLPPYDCMLLFKPHIRKEALIDLVSRVGKHVYRRNGVVTDIKSFGPVQLGYGIKKLDGRYYQGQLMQLSMMATPDINKELHYLNKEDRLLRWLLVKQRNTKFGLDFLGEEGAIELSELSQSRKLYDYENADEDDDDGDDDEYEVNEEGHKMN, encoded by the exons ATGCCATTGCCTCCGTATGATTGTATGCTTCTATTTAAGCCCCATATAAGAAAGGAAGCCCTCATTGATTTGGTTTCCAGGGTGGGAAAACATGTGTACAGAAGAAATGGGGTTGTCACTGATATAAAGAGTTTCGGACCAGTTCAGTTGGGCTATGGTATAAAAAAGCTCGATGGCAGATATTATCAG GGCCAACTGATGCAACTGAGCATGATGGCTACTCCTGACATCAACAAAGAGCTCCATTACTTAAACAAAGAAGATAGGCTTCTGCGTTGGCTTCTTGTTAAACAACGGAACACAAAATTTGGGCTTGACTTCCTTGGCGAGGAAGGTGCAATTGAGCTTAGTGAATTGTCTCAAAGCAGAAAACTCTATGATTATGAGAATgcggatgaggatgatgatgatggcgaTGATGATGAATATGAGGTTAATGAAGAAGGGCACAAAATGAACTAA